The nucleotide sequence CACCAATGCCATAGTTACTTATTTGCAGCTCGTCAGACTCCGAGACACTTAGACCTGTGACATTCATTACCCGTTAATTATTTCCCTAATAACCTTTCATCCGTATTATGACCCAATCAAATTGTCTTGCAAGTGCACAGATGAGAGAAATATTCAATTTACTGTTCTAATGATGCGTAAAACTTGCTGCCTTTAGATTTCATTAATTTGGATGAGATTGTGAAATATTCTAATAGGCAGATTCAAGTTTAATACCTCCTCCACTTTCACTGAAACTAGTTGTAGAAATATGAAATTCCATTGCCATGCGACATGCAAACTTTAATAgatatttgtttgctttctctGTTTTGAGTATCTCGGCTATTGAACTCAAGTTTTAATATCTGGGAATCTGTACTAGCCAATAATGTGGGATTAGCCCCAATCAATGCTTTCTCGGCATATCTCAAAGCGAATTTATAACGGCCTCAAACAACTCAGAACTAATATCCTTCTAGTATTTGTCAATTGAAGTCTCATCCAGAtgcaataaatacattttaacaGATATTAGTAAATGTAGTTCATATAGCTTTTCTCTTGTATTAAggccattaaaaaataaaaaaatttaaaaatccattttatGGTGCAAATGTCGTAAAAAGGAAATATCCAGCACCTTGCCTTTCCTTTAGAAAATTAAGCCATTCaaataagtatatattttaaaataaaaagttgttAAAAAGCACGTGCCTATAGTTTGACTTGTGATAATCACATATCATAGTTTCTTGTCTGCCTAAAATTATCGGTCATTTATCTCGTTAACTAAACACGACAACTAATAGTGTTTGCAACTTACCAAGTGTAGGTAATAAAACTTCCCTGACAAATGCATTTGTTATACCTTAACACACAATTGACGTGCTATTTATGAACGGGAATAGGTAAGTCAGTAATTTGTATACTCCCAACTGAAATAGTCATGTTTATCATCCTATCAATCTGCCTAATTTCACTTGGTCCTCCAATAGGCCTTTGTGAAATTACAAATTCTGCAATGTCCATAGCTGGAATGAAAGAGCTTGTGGACTTGGAGGGTTTTTTCATCAGCGAAATGGAGAGCTACACTGCAGCCCTGAAGAATAAAATCGATCTGATGGAGAGGTTGGGGGATAAgttgtaaaaatatttcatttcagtGTATCCAATTTTCAGTTTGCTACAAGAAGTACAATCCAAACGAGAGATTTCCCGAAGGAACCCAGAAGAGTTCGTTGCTCATCCCCTCAATGCATTTTCCCTCATTCGACGGCTGCACGAGGATTGGACCCAAGCCGAGCTATTGATGTTGAATCAAGTTGGCTTGGAACACCTTCAAGCTATTGAAACTGGCTTGGAGGAAGCCCAGCCAAGCGATAATGATCTTAACGATGCCATCGGCGGAATAATCTCACTGCAACAATTCTACAATCTACAGCCAAGTGACATAGCCAATGGATTACTGATGGGACAGCAATACAAGTGGGTAATAAGTTTACCAGAATCTTATCAGGTTGATTGCGAAATCTTGTTTACAGTGCCAGCTTGACCACACTTAACTGTCAGGCTTTGGCCAACGCGtgtatgaattttaattacgaTAAGTATGCCTTAAATTGGTTCAAAGCTGCTGTAGATCACTACAATGACGATCGAGATGGACAGGTCTATAGGGAGGTATTTGATTTTAGGCTGCCTGATTTATACATAAATTACACCTCAGTTTTGGTAACTAAAGGTAGGTTAGTTTTGTGGCACTAACCATTTACAAGATAAATAATTAGCCCTAAAAAGGTTTTCGCAAAGCCGCATGGAAAGTCCTGCAGGACGTCGCTGATTTAGACGCTACTCTCTGGTTGCTTCGCAAAGATATTTATGAGGTAGGAAAAATCGATGTTCCTGATCCCACGGTAAGTTGTAAttttttgtgtaaatattAAGGAAACTTAATGTTTTTCCATAATTAGTTTATCATAACACCATGGTTCGATGTTACTGGTTGTCTAAGAGTTGGGCAGACCAGCCAACATCTCAGCTGTCACTACGAAAAGAACACGTCTGAATTCCTTAGGATTGCTCCGCTTAAGGTGGAAACGCTTAGTTTGAAGCCGCATATTGTTTTGTATCATGATGTGATCTATGACAGCGAGATCTCAAAagtcaaaaatatttcactgcCTTCACTAAAGAGTCCTTTGCGAATTCTCTATGCTATTGACTATAACCTAAAGTTCGCCAAAATTCGCGAGGATCACCAGAGCCCTCTAAGCCTGCGAATTAAGGACATGACAGGAGAGGACGTGCAAGAGGACACGGATTTTCAGATAGATAACTACGGTATCTGTGGGTTTAGAAATTTCCATACTGACAATATAGAATTGCAGGATCAAACGGTATGCTggataaaaagaaaaacacaaatgaATCGATGATAAAATAATTCTTATCTTTCAGGCGGAACTTGGCGATCGCTTAACGAGCATAATGTTTTTTGTAAGTATATCTATgtagtatatataatatggAATGGGATTTTTTCTGAACTAATATTTTTGGCAATATTTTAGATGAACGATGTGGCTCAAGGTGGTGCCTTGGCTTTTCCAAACTTAAATCTCACaatttggccacaaaaaggcAGCGCTTTGGTTTGGAGAAACCTGGACCATAGAATGCAGCCTAACCAAGATCTTTTGCACGTATCATGTCCTGTGGTAGTGGGCTCAAAATGGAGTAAGTTAGCTTTCAAtcaaaaatgaacatttttgaagtaataattaaatactCTTTGAAGCACTCGTCAAATGGTTACACGAAAGACCTCAAATGTTCTCCAGACCTTGTACAACAGGCCGGAAATTTAAATCGCATGACCAAAGCATGAAATTTAGagcgttaaataaataatttcaataacCTAATCCATGTTGTCTTGATGTGATTGCTTTTACAGTGTTTTCAAAAGCTGCTAGAGAATGTTGAATGTTGTGAGAGCCGCTGCTGTGCTTATTCTAGTTCAATCAATTCATTCTACGGACCCTAATGATTTCTTAAATAGAAAATACTACAGCTCCTCAGTTTTGGGGCTAGTTAAGCTCTTAAAGATGGAGCAAGAGTTTATGGTGAATTTTTCGATCTATGCCAACATCTTGCAGGAGAAAGTGGACAATCTAAATATGTGAGTTGAACTTTCACCAGTAATTACACATTCGCAGCACTCATAACATGTTTCCTAGTTTCCTAGATGCCCTGAAGCGACCCAATCACAAAACCCACAATGAAAGGGAGAAGTTCGTTTCCAATCCGTTAAATGCGTTTGGACTCATCAGAAGACTAAATCAGGATTGGCCAAAATTGCAAAACTACACCCAAAAGCCTTTGGGCCTTGAACAACTCACTGCGATGCAGGATATCGTGAGTGCAGCCCCTGAATCCTTTGATATgaatgaaaaacttaaagcgATGCACCGCATAGAGACAACCTATGATCTCCAACCAAAGGATATAGCAAAAGGACTTCTTCAAAGGACAGAATTTAAGTAAGTCCAAAAACTACTACTACTAACTGAAATCATTATATTTGAGacgtattaaaaatatttgtactcTTTATTGGAAACTAGCTATAGACTTTTATTTCGGGActgtttggctttggcttaCCATAAATTTGAAATCGGCGAGTTTAAGCGATCACTTTTGTGGTTTCAAGAAGCATTAAAGTTAAGCACAGATGGTAGTTTGGAGATTATGAATAGATTAAaggaaattgaattgaaaggCTTTGCAACAGCTGTAGCCAAACGAAGTAAGTAAATTATATTAAGTTAAGGCAAAATTAATGCCGTCATTTCTTAATCACGTTTTCGTCCCAGGCATTTATTTGTCCAATCAAGGACTGACTAATGAGACCATTGATGACATGGCCAATAGCCAATTACAAGATGCCAAACTAATGGATTTGGAACAACTGATCAGTTCAGAATTAAAGCAATGGATTAATGATGACTCCACAACACCTCCCACTGACCATAATCTTGGATGTCGTGGACTCTTTCCCAAGAAGTCCAACCTCGTCTGCCGTTACAACTCGAGTACAAACGCTTTTCTAAAACTAGCACCCTTGAAAATGGAGGAAATAAGCCGGGATCCTTACATTGTGATGTTTCACGAAGTGATTAGCGATAAAGACATTGAAGAAATGAAAGGTGAAATTACAGAAATGGAGAATGGGTGGACTAGCTTGGGAGATCCTAAGGAGATTGTTTCCCGCGTCTATTGGATAAGGAAGGAATCTTCGTTTAGTAAGCGAATTAATCAACGCATTTCCGACATGACGGGCTTCAAACTGGAAGAATTTCCAGCCATACAATTGGCCAATTTTGGAGTGGGTGGGTACTTCAAGCCACATTACGACTTTTATACAGATCGTTTAAAAGAGGTGGATGTGAACAACACGCTGGGAGATCGAATTGGcagtattatattttatgtaagTATATTAATGTTTTCTCCAAAATTTGACAACTTCGATTGTTGTTCCTTTCTGGCAGGCTGGAGAAGTCTCACAGGGTGGACAAACCGTATTTCCCGACTTAAAGGTGGCGGTGGAGCCGAAAAAAGGTAATGCGTTGTTTTGGTTCAATGCTTTCGATGATTCAACGCCAGATCCACGATCCCTGCACTCTGTGTGTCCAGTTTTAGTGGGTTCACGATGGAGTGAGTATTATGAGAAAATGTTATACAGCTCCAGACATAACTACGAGTATATACTTTCAGCGATAACCAAGTGGTTACACTACGCCCCCCAATTGTTTGTGAAGCCCTGCAGCCCAAGAGTTCATTTGGAGTGACGTGTTCCCTAAcgataaaagtaaaaaataaatgtattagtGACGGTATACCCTTGTCGTATTTAATTTACTTAGCTAACTGATGAATAAAGAAGTCAGTCAATATGAAAAGCTTCTGGAGTTTGATCATATTTCTTATGTTTTGGAGTCCAATTATGGGCGATAACTCCGGCGAATCCGAATACGTCGAAAATAATAGTGTGTATAGTTCAATCACGAGGCTTTTAAAACTTTTAGAAATGGAGGAAATCTTCATAACGAACATTAAGGCATACACCAATAAGTTGGCCGAAAAAGTCAAAAATCTACAAGCGTAAGGATGTTTTTGTAAATGATTTACAATTGTATATGCCACATGTTATCCACAGTTATATCGACTCGGTTGACTACGAATTCCAACAAAGTTTTGAAGATCGAGAGAAATATGTCGGTAATCCCATTAATGCATTTAGTCTAGTGAGACGGACACATCAAGATCTACCGAAATGGCACAACTATTCACAGCAGATCGTGGGAATGGGTAAGAGTATTTATCCcaattttaaagaatttattaaattttcatatgaATGAGTGGTATTGACAACAGCATTAGCTTGATCACTTTATATTGCTCAAAATACCGTActcaaat is from Drosophila melanogaster chromosome 3L and encodes:
- the CG18233 gene encoding uncharacterized protein, producing the protein MLNVVRAAAVLILVQSIHSTDPNDFLNRKYYSSSVLGLVKLLKMEQEFMVNFSIYANILQEKVDNLNIFLDALKRPNHKTHNEREKFVSNPLNAFGLIRRLNQDWPKLQNYTQKPLGLEQLTAMQDIVSAAPESFDMNEKLKAMHRIETTYDLQPKDIAKGLLQRTEFNYRLLFRDCLALAYHKFEIGEFKRSLLWFQEALKLSTDGSLEIMNRLKEIELKGFATAVAKRSIYLSNQGLTNETIDDMANSQLQDAKLMDLEQLISSELKQWINDDSTTPPTDHNLGCRGLFPKKSNLVCRYNSSTNAFLKLAPLKMEEISRDPYIVMFHEVISDKDIEEMKGEITEMENGWTSLGDPKEIVSRVYWIRKESSFSKRINQRISDMTGFKLEEFPAIQLANFGVGGYFKPHYDFYTDRLKEVDVNNTLGDRIGSIIFYAGEVSQGGQTVFPDLKVAVEPKKGNALFWFNAFDDSTPDPRSLHSVCPVLVGSRWTITKWLHYAPQLFVKPCSPRVHLE
- the CG18234 gene encoding uncharacterized protein is translated as MFIILSICLISLGPPIGLCEITNSAMSIAGMKELVDLEGFFISEMESYTAALKNKIDLMESLLQEVQSKREISRRNPEEFVAHPLNAFSLIRRLHEDWTQAELLMLNQVGLEHLQAIETGLEEAQPSDNDLNDAIGGIISLQQFYNLQPSDIANGLLMGQQYNASLTTLNCQALANACMNFNYDKYALNWFKAAVDHYNDDRDGQVYREVFDFRLPDLYINYTSVLVTKGFRKAAWKVLQDVADLDATLWLLRKDIYEVGKIDVPDPTFIITPWFDVTGCLRVGQTSQHLSCHYEKNTSEFLRIAPLKVETLSLKPHIVLYHDVIYDSEISKVKNISLPSLKSPLRILYAIDYNLKFAKIREDHQSPLSLRIKDMTGEDVQEDTDFQIDNYGICGFRNFHTDNIELQDQTAELGDRLTSIMFFMNDVAQGGALAFPNLNLTIWPQKGSALVWRNLDHRMQPNQDLLHVSCPVVVGSKWTLVKWLHERPQMFSRPCTTGRKFKSHDQSMKFRALNK